Sequence from the Christiangramia fulva genome:
TGGCACCAATTGGAGCGGTAATAGTTTTTGAATATTTTTTCGGAAAAAAAGCCGAAATTCAATCATTCTATGCCGAAAAATCAGGGATTAAATTTAATCAGGCTGTTTTTTGGGCATGGGTACTAAGCGCGGGAATATTTTATGGGATCTCGATCTATTTGGATGTTTTTCTCTCTTTTCTAACTTTACCTGCCTGGATTTTTTGTGGAATTTTATACCTTGTTTTCAGTAAATGGGTACAGAAAAGAAGTCTTCAATTTGCATAATACCAACAGAGAATTAGACAAAGCATTTTATTTTTAATTTTTGAAACAATTTCTATTTTTATTGACTGCCCAATTTGGAAAATGCATGTATTATAATCTTCTTCAGGTAAGTACGGGATGGCGAGACGCATAAAGTTATGGAAATTACAAAATCAATAACCCTATTTAAACCTCTTTTGATGAAATTCTATTCTATATTCCTGGGTCTAATTTGCTCGTTTTTCTTTTTTTCCTGTAAATCTTCCGGTGAAGCAGAATCAGATAAGATAAAAACTGAAAGCCTTCAACCAGATTGGGTTTCAAAAGTTGGTTCCAAAGATTTTAAGTTGCGGGAAAAGGTATATTATGTTAATGATTATGTTGCCAAAATGGACAGTAAAGTTCTTAATACTGAAGCCATTCAAAAGGCTATTGATGTTTGTGCAGCCAATGGAGGCGGAACAGTATCCTTTAAGCCGGGAATTTATCTGACAGGATCTGTTTTTATAAAAGAAGGAGTGCATTTCCAAATTCCTAAAGGAGTTGAAATTAGGGGAAGTGAAGACATCAAAGACTATCCTGAAATAGACACCCGCATTGCAGGGGTTGAAATGAAATGGCCTGCAGCTTTGATCAATGTGAGGAACCAGAAAAATGTGATCATTGATGGAGATGGTCTGGTGAACGGGCAGGGAAAGGTCTTTTGGGATTATTATTGGGATTTGCGGAAGGAATATGAACCAAAAGGTCTAAGGTGGATCGTAGATTATGATGCCAAACGTCCTCGTACGTTCTTGATTTCGAATTCGGAAGACGTAAAGTTGAAGCAGATAAATATTCAGAAAGCCGGTTTCTGGACGGTGCAGATTTTATATTCCAATCACATAACTGTTGATGGTATTACCATCCGAAATAATATTGACGGGCATGGTCCAAGTACCGATGGGGTTGACATTGATTCTTCAAAATGGATCCTAGTTCAGAACTGCGATATAGACTGTAATGACGATAATTTTTGCCTCAAGGCTGGTCGTGATTGGGATGGTCTTAGGGTTAATCGCTCCACGGAATATATAGTGGTACGCGATTGTATTGCACGACAAGGCTCAGGCTTACTCACCATAGGAAGTGAAACTTCGGGAAGTATAAGGCATGTATATGCTTCAAATATCCGGGGTAATGGAACCAAAAACGGATTAAATATCAAATCGGCAACTACAAGGGGAGGTACAGTAGAAGATATCTACCTGGAAAATATAAAAATGGATTCTGTTCGAACTTTTATAGAAGTTTCGATGAACTGGAACCCTTCTTACAGTTATTCAAAATTGCCTGATGGTTATGATCGAGATTCCATACCCCTAAGATGGAAAAAAATGCTGAGGCATGTAGAACCGAGATCAAAGGGAATTCCAAAGTTTCAGAATATCACTCTTTATAATATTGACGTAGATGGAGCAAAAAGGGCTATCAACGTTAATGGCCTGAATAGTTCTTATGTAGAGAATATTAACCTAAAAGATGTGCATATTCAGGCTGAAACTGCCGGGCAAATAAACTATAGTAAAAACTGGAACCTCCAGAATGTCACAATAGAAACAGATGACAATTCAAAACTGAAGATCGAAAATTCTCCCGGCGTAACTTTTTCTGATTCATTATATGTCAATTCGCAATAGAGCTGGGGAAGAAAATGCAACATCTTCTCAGCGGTGTATTCCTCTTTGTTGGGGAGCTGTGATTCTCGCCCAATAGAGCTAATAAATTAAAGGAAAAGGGGAGTTCTTTTGGATAATTTGGGCCTGATCTCTGGTGAGATTTTAATTCCTACGCGATCCCTTTGGAAACCAATAAACGATCAGCAGGAAGGTGCAGGATACGGGAACCATAAAAGTGGGCTATTTTTAGAAATATCCATTAAACCGGCATGAAAGATAGAAGTTCCGTAAATATTGGCCTGATCACGATTCTCTTCATTTTTATTACTTTCAGCCTTGGAGCGCAACGTCAAATGGAATTTCTCGACGGGGGTTTTATTGCCTTGCAGACTAATGAAGGTGTT
This genomic interval carries:
- a CDS encoding glycoside hydrolase family 28 protein, with amino-acid sequence MKFYSIFLGLICSFFFFSCKSSGEAESDKIKTESLQPDWVSKVGSKDFKLREKVYYVNDYVAKMDSKVLNTEAIQKAIDVCAANGGGTVSFKPGIYLTGSVFIKEGVHFQIPKGVEIRGSEDIKDYPEIDTRIAGVEMKWPAALINVRNQKNVIIDGDGLVNGQGKVFWDYYWDLRKEYEPKGLRWIVDYDAKRPRTFLISNSEDVKLKQINIQKAGFWTVQILYSNHITVDGITIRNNIDGHGPSTDGVDIDSSKWILVQNCDIDCNDDNFCLKAGRDWDGLRVNRSTEYIVVRDCIARQGSGLLTIGSETSGSIRHVYASNIRGNGTKNGLNIKSATTRGGTVEDIYLENIKMDSVRTFIEVSMNWNPSYSYSKLPDGYDRDSIPLRWKKMLRHVEPRSKGIPKFQNITLYNIDVDGAKRAINVNGLNSSYVENINLKDVHIQAETAGQINYSKNWNLQNVTIETDDNSKLKIENSPGVTFSDSLYVNSQ